One genomic segment of Brevibacillus laterosporus LMG 15441 includes these proteins:
- a CDS encoding VOC family protein: MTLKLIPYLVMDGNAKEAIQFYEKALHAKVLFNQTFGEMPENPEFPIPANAKDRVAHAMVKVGETDLMFSDTFPGQPHQKGNQVTICIATSNKEESTQIYEALQEGGQVNMPLQETHFSPAYGIITDEFGVTFQIYTEGKQ; encoded by the coding sequence ATGACATTGAAGTTGATCCCTTATCTAGTGATGGACGGGAATGCCAAGGAGGCTATCCAATTTTATGAAAAAGCTTTACATGCCAAAGTCCTTTTTAACCAAACGTTTGGTGAGATGCCCGAGAATCCTGAATTCCCTATCCCTGCAAATGCAAAAGATCGTGTGGCACATGCGATGGTTAAAGTTGGCGAAACTGACCTGATGTTTTCAGATACATTTCCAGGTCAACCGCATCAGAAAGGTAATCAAGTCACTATCTGTATTGCAACAAGTAATAAGGAAGAGTCTACACAAATTTATGAAGCTCTTCAGGAGGGTGGCCAAGTCAATATGCCACTGCAGGAAACTCATTTTAGTCCTGCTTACGGTATCATAACAGATGAGTTTGGAGTTACCTTCCAAATATATACAGAGGGCAAGCAATAA
- a CDS encoding VOC family protein, with protein sequence MRIMEIVLQSNRLDEMKSFYSELLGFCIKQASAEAFTIATGESKITFQKNVTDLGAYYHFAFTIPSNKLTESIQWLQHKGISCFSTDRQNQFFFPAWNATAAYFYDPDGNLVEFIAHHSLHNPSEAPFSENSILYISEIGLPVPHVAESSKHICEAFEQEIWRKDEKQFAAVGDVEGLFILIETSRLWFPDERIPGVFPTQVKIQSELDNQVQLTGLPYQLWSTAKVPMEQI encoded by the coding sequence ATGCGTATCATGGAAATCGTACTACAATCGAATCGATTAGACGAAATGAAGTCTTTTTATAGTGAATTGCTAGGTTTTTGTATCAAACAAGCATCTGCTGAAGCATTTACTATTGCAACTGGTGAGTCTAAAATAACATTTCAAAAAAACGTTACTGATCTAGGTGCCTATTATCATTTTGCTTTTACGATCCCTTCAAATAAACTGACTGAATCAATACAATGGCTTCAACACAAAGGAATCTCCTGCTTTTCTACTGACAGACAGAATCAGTTCTTTTTCCCTGCCTGGAACGCAACTGCAGCGTACTTTTATGATCCAGACGGTAATCTAGTCGAGTTTATTGCACATCACTCCTTACACAACCCCTCTGAGGCTCCATTCAGTGAAAACAGTATCCTTTATATCAGTGAAATTGGCCTGCCTGTACCTCATGTTGCCGAAAGCTCCAAGCATATCTGTGAAGCGTTTGAACAGGAAATATGGCGAAAGGATGAGAAACAATTTGCTGCCGTTGGAGATGTAGAAGGATTATTTATTCTCATTGAAACAAGCCGCCTGTGGTTTCCAGATGAAAGAATACCAGGTGTGTTTCCAACTCAAGTAAAAATTCAAAGCGAGTTAGACAATCAAGTACAGCTTACTGGTTTGCCATATCAGCTATGGAGTACCGCGAAAGTGCCTATGGAGCAAATATAG
- a CDS encoding LysR family transcriptional regulator — translation MDIKQLHYFVTVSNHLSYSKAAQKLHISQPSLSNAIKNLEQEIGSPLLERNTRKVELTDAGKILYKKSILLLSQMNMLKKEMEEVKLTGSGDLIIGIIESVKHWIPKVIRKYQDRFPTINIKLIEVLSGKAVKESLRKYDTHLLITNQYINEPDIESLPLYDERLVLVLHKDHPLAQKRGSILLEELEREPFIISTEGFQTREDILTAFTLEQITPKIKFEIERFETALTLVRENLGITIIPENYLSEPMDECIVSKTIDSSALERTVYLTFMKNRYLSPAVQAFLEDIRRYFD, via the coding sequence TTGGACATCAAACAATTGCATTATTTTGTGACGGTTTCCAATCACTTGAGCTACTCCAAAGCCGCACAAAAACTGCATATTTCACAGCCTTCGTTAAGCAATGCTATTAAAAATTTGGAACAAGAGATTGGCTCCCCACTCCTTGAGCGAAATACAAGAAAAGTAGAACTAACTGACGCTGGTAAAATTTTATATAAAAAATCAATTCTCCTCCTTTCCCAAATGAACATGTTGAAAAAAGAGATGGAGGAGGTAAAACTGACCGGCAGTGGTGATCTAATCATCGGCATCATTGAGTCAGTGAAGCATTGGATTCCAAAAGTGATCCGTAAGTATCAGGATCGTTTTCCTACCATAAACATTAAGCTGATCGAAGTCCTGAGTGGAAAAGCTGTGAAGGAATCATTGAGAAAGTATGATACACATCTACTTATTACAAATCAGTATATAAATGAACCGGATATTGAATCATTGCCTTTATACGATGAAAGATTAGTGCTTGTTCTCCACAAAGATCACCCTCTGGCACAGAAGCGGGGATCTATTCTTTTAGAAGAGTTAGAAAGAGAGCCTTTTATCATTAGTACGGAGGGATTTCAGACAAGAGAAGATATTTTAACAGCCTTTACACTTGAACAAATAACACCGAAAATCAAATTTGAAATTGAACGCTTTGAAACAGCCTTAACACTAGTCAGAGAAAATCTAGGAATTACGATTATCCCCGAAAATTATTTATCTGAGCCAATGGATGAGTGCATCGTATCAAAAACGATTGATTCATCAGCATTGGAGAGGACTGTTTATTTAACGTTTATGAAAAATCGTTATTTGTCTCCCGCGGTCCAAGCCTTTTTGGAAGATATTCGACGGTACTTTGATTGA
- the hutG gene encoding formimidoylglutamase translates to MATNILADLWTGRTDHTERRSSFRYHQIVELVDLENLQPSKDSTCAIIGFECEEGVRRNQGRLGAVKAPNAIRQALASLPWKLEEGKRIIDVGNIQCQNEKLEDAQEELGLAVSKIFSKSATPIILGGGHETLYGHYLGVRKHIGNDASLGIVNIDAHFDLRSYENQPSSGTMFRQILENDQNSQYFVLGIQRFGNTQELFDKADELGAQYIYEEDMTEERMEDIITALDEFIEKQDYVMLTLCTDVLNAAFAPGVSAPSPFGLTPMVVRTLIRRVTAHKKTLSFDICEVNPVLDENGRTVKLGAYLTNEAITRFLGGDNYDFST, encoded by the coding sequence TTGGCAACGAATATTCTAGCTGATTTATGGACCGGGCGAACTGATCATACGGAAAGAAGAAGCAGCTTTCGCTATCATCAAATTGTGGAATTGGTAGACTTGGAGAATTTGCAGCCCTCCAAGGATAGCACATGTGCAATTATTGGCTTTGAATGTGAAGAAGGAGTTAGACGCAATCAAGGCCGATTAGGTGCAGTCAAAGCTCCAAATGCTATTAGGCAAGCGCTTGCGAGTCTTCCTTGGAAACTGGAGGAAGGTAAACGTATTATCGATGTGGGCAATATTCAGTGCCAAAACGAAAAACTCGAAGATGCTCAGGAAGAATTGGGTCTGGCAGTCTCGAAAATTTTTTCAAAATCGGCTACTCCTATTATTTTAGGAGGAGGACACGAAACGTTGTATGGACATTATTTAGGTGTCCGAAAACATATAGGCAACGATGCTTCGCTTGGCATCGTCAATATTGATGCTCATTTCGATTTACGTTCGTATGAAAATCAGCCTTCATCTGGTACGATGTTTCGACAAATATTAGAAAATGACCAAAATAGCCAATATTTTGTACTTGGTATCCAACGTTTCGGGAATACGCAGGAATTATTTGATAAAGCGGACGAACTCGGTGCCCAGTATATTTATGAAGAAGATATGACTGAAGAACGGATGGAAGACATCATTACTGCATTAGACGAATTCATCGAGAAGCAGGATTATGTCATGCTTACGCTTTGTACAGATGTTTTAAATGCGGCATTTGCCCCAGGAGTCAGTGCGCCATCTCCATTTGGATTAACACCAATGGTTGTTCGTACCTTGATTCGCAGAGTGACAGCTCACAAGAAAACGCTTTCTTTTGATATTTGTGAAGTGAATCCTGTCTTAGATGAAAACGGAAGAACCGTAAAGTTAGGTGCTTATTTGACGAATGAAGCTATCACGAGATTTCTAGGGGGAGACAACTATGACTTTAGCACTTAA
- the gltS gene encoding sodium/glutamate symporter has translation MTLALNQVNTIFLAVALLVVGSYLVKKAGFLQKFYIPAPVVGGLLFAIIATTVKAMGLLEITLDTSLQSLFMLTFFTTVGLGASFKLIKLGGKLLVIYWIACGFLALAQNVIGVSLASLFGIHPLIGMMAGSVSMEGGHGAAGAFGQTLEDMGIQSALAIGIAAATFGLVAGGLVGGPTVKYLISKYDLKPTEIEDEIETVEEKAQPITTNSFFIQVLLITFCMAVGTYLGELFTSATGFVLPSYVGAMFVAVIARNIVDKWNPNAIDMKSINLISDVTLGIFLSMALMSIKLWEVADLALPMLLIVFVQVVFIVLFGIFILFRLLGKNYDAAVMVAGFTGHGLGATPNAMANMAAVTERFGPSRKAYLVVPVVGAFLIDVFGMPIIITTINLFK, from the coding sequence ATGACTTTAGCACTTAATCAAGTAAATACGATTTTTCTCGCGGTTGCATTACTAGTAGTAGGATCATACCTAGTAAAAAAAGCAGGGTTTCTGCAAAAATTTTATATCCCGGCACCAGTTGTTGGAGGGCTATTGTTTGCAATCATTGCAACGACCGTGAAAGCGATGGGACTTTTGGAAATTACATTGGATACCTCACTTCAAAGCTTGTTCATGCTCACCTTCTTCACAACTGTAGGTTTGGGAGCAAGCTTTAAACTCATCAAGCTAGGCGGCAAGCTACTTGTCATTTACTGGATTGCATGCGGATTCTTGGCTTTAGCACAAAATGTGATTGGGGTTTCCTTGGCTTCATTGTTCGGGATTCATCCACTAATTGGTATGATGGCAGGCTCAGTATCTATGGAAGGTGGACATGGAGCGGCAGGCGCATTTGGACAAACCCTTGAAGATATGGGAATTCAATCAGCGTTGGCCATTGGGATCGCGGCGGCCACCTTTGGTCTTGTGGCGGGGGGCTTAGTTGGCGGACCGACTGTAAAATATTTAATTTCAAAATACGATCTAAAGCCGACTGAAATAGAAGATGAGATAGAGACAGTTGAAGAAAAAGCACAGCCCATTACGACAAACTCCTTCTTCATCCAGGTCTTGCTCATTACATTTTGTATGGCAGTTGGTACGTATTTAGGTGAGCTGTTTACATCAGCAACAGGCTTTGTTCTACCTAGTTATGTAGGAGCCATGTTCGTGGCAGTTATTGCCCGCAACATTGTAGATAAATGGAATCCGAATGCAATTGACATGAAGAGTATCAACCTGATTAGTGATGTGACACTCGGAATCTTCCTGTCTATGGCACTCATGAGCATAAAATTATGGGAAGTAGCTGATCTTGCACTTCCAATGCTATTGATCGTGTTTGTACAAGTTGTATTTATCGTCCTGTTTGGGATTTTCATTTTATTCCGATTGCTTGGTAAAAACTATGATGCCGCAGTAATGGTCGCAGGTTTTACAGGTCATGGCCTTGGCGCTACACCAAATGCTATGGCGAATATGGCTGCAGTGACTGAGCGATTTGGACCTTCGCGTAAAGCCTACCTGGTCGTTCCAGTTGTCGGTGCCTTTCTCATTGATGTGTTTGGTATGCCGATCATTATTACAACAATAAATTTATTTAAATAA
- a CDS encoding RNA 2'-phosphotransferase has product MNYQKLSKEISYALRHAPHEYELELDEYGWVQTEQLLHSLHEQPVWRNVSEKDLQVMISQFDKKRFEMENGKMRALYGHSTAKRVLKEESEPPEFLYHGTPKRFVSLILEQGLLPKGRQYVHLSEEIQTAKQVGKRRDTHPTILKIEAKKAWANKVTFYHGNEMVWLADKIDRQYISILE; this is encoded by the coding sequence ATGAATTATCAAAAATTGAGTAAAGAAATTTCATATGCTTTGCGTCATGCACCACATGAATATGAATTAGAATTAGATGAATATGGATGGGTTCAAACTGAGCAATTATTGCATTCCCTACATGAACAACCAGTATGGCGTAATGTGAGTGAAAAGGACCTGCAAGTTATGATTTCACAATTTGATAAGAAACGATTTGAAATGGAAAATGGAAAAATGAGAGCCCTCTATGGCCACTCAACAGCGAAAAGAGTTTTGAAAGAGGAAAGTGAACCGCCAGAGTTTCTTTATCATGGTACACCAAAACGATTTGTTTCATTGATATTGGAACAAGGGCTATTACCTAAAGGAAGACAATATGTTCATCTATCAGAAGAAATTCAGACTGCAAAACAAGTGGGGAAAAGAAGGGATACGCATCCGACTATTTTAAAGATAGAGGCAAAAAAAGCATGGGCGAATAAAGTTACCTTTTATCATGGAAACGAAATGGTTTGGCTGGCGGATAAAATAGATAGGCAGTATATTTCAATCCTTGAATAA
- a CDS encoding CPBP family intramembrane glutamic endopeptidase yields the protein MKTIVLSLQVIAKIALTILIGFLTSFLLHALLPASLKYLSQIGMLIGVWITYRLFERKSLWPLGFGREESWKQLIMGIGIGACTIFLSCALIWLFGGVQLTSVQIDVYLLVAILSTIPKWIAVAIVEEGLVRGYIQGLVKESFGMKASILLTSLLFASIHLFNTGSTESLLPMLFLFLDGLFLGVMREMTGKLWLPIGAHFIWNFLQSAFGFAVSGGESGAPSLIKVQPIGDAMLSGGAFGAEGSYLTACILLITLFITWKIYRKQNVRAISSL from the coding sequence ATGAAAACCATCGTACTCTCCCTACAAGTCATCGCAAAAATAGCACTTACAATCCTAATAGGCTTCCTCACTTCATTTCTCCTCCATGCACTATTGCCTGCCTCACTCAAATATTTGTCTCAAATAGGAATGCTGATTGGCGTATGGATTACCTATCGGCTATTTGAAAGAAAATCTCTTTGGCCTCTAGGATTTGGAAGAGAGGAAAGCTGGAAGCAGCTCATAATGGGTATTGGAATAGGAGCCTGCACAATTTTCCTTTCCTGTGCACTTATTTGGTTATTCGGTGGGGTACAGCTTACAAGCGTTCAAATAGATGTCTATCTTCTGGTGGCTATTCTGTCTACCATTCCCAAGTGGATAGCGGTTGCCATCGTTGAAGAAGGACTGGTGAGAGGATACATTCAGGGACTTGTAAAGGAGTCATTTGGCATGAAAGCTTCAATTCTGCTTACCTCTCTTTTGTTTGCATCTATTCATTTATTTAACACAGGTTCTACCGAGTCACTTCTCCCAATGCTGTTCCTCTTTCTCGATGGCTTATTTCTAGGTGTAATGAGAGAGATGACTGGCAAGCTATGGCTTCCTATTGGTGCTCATTTTATATGGAATTTCTTACAATCTGCTTTTGGATTTGCAGTTTCGGGTGGCGAATCAGGGGCGCCTTCCCTTATAAAGGTTCAACCGATCGGGGATGCCATGCTTTCTGGAGGAGCTTTTGGTGCTGAGGGGAGCTATCTAACTGCTTGCATATTACTGATTACTCTGTTTATTACATGGAAAATATATCGTAAACAAAATGTCAGAGCCATTAGTAGCCTATAA
- a CDS encoding AraC family transcriptional regulator, whose amino-acid sequence MQMNDYFVLWNHAFIRVLDIRHAILRVGEELGSYRLPTSSFLYATRGVAQILLDGEVHRSERFHVLHSGKGTCLEIIGIEDEFEYYMILYKATLPRPCSQDILALLETSNPFQIQYSFSPNDPISLFHKMKAMNQEWKQPRSIERFYVKSEFYPFVYSILRQLQGQEIDVKEPGIATQVIMYMQKHYSESITLESLAETLNYSVPHLSALFKKETGHSLIHYLIRIRMDKAASLLVETDATLREIAVSVGYEDPYYFGRLFKKYKGVSPARYRVRELQHQTEESPSNFIRSSIEVQKGPRYIEGDIHDQYKREGLTPMYKQSRSTTTATLLLCFALLLSACSVGTSNTNTATSGNQSSSAGSVSHNSTQTNSGQASESAPTKIISTVSGDIRIPVNPQRIIADQYLGSFIALGITPIGTPGLHRKNPYFAEALKEVEDIGDVEGSLEKVIDLQPDLIVTGSAEDHSRYQQLSKIAPTISIPYGELKNAHEELTYFGKLLGKEKEAEKWLAEYDHRISVAREKARKAVPSNATFSIFELTPKGTYAYGDNFGRGGQAVYQALGFKPPAPIAAEISKKQWVELSNELLQQYAGDYIILTSDDRTLEDLKADPIWASLDAVKNNRVYIWKEERSWYFDPIAVLSQTEEIADWLAGQR is encoded by the coding sequence ATGCAAATGAACGACTATTTTGTGTTGTGGAATCATGCTTTCATTCGGGTGTTGGATATCCGTCATGCGATCCTGAGGGTAGGAGAAGAGCTTGGCTCATATCGACTCCCCACAAGCAGTTTTTTGTATGCAACTCGTGGTGTTGCCCAAATACTGCTTGACGGGGAAGTTCATCGATCAGAGAGATTCCATGTACTCCATAGCGGGAAGGGGACATGCTTAGAGATTATAGGGATAGAAGACGAGTTTGAATACTATATGATTCTATATAAGGCTACACTTCCACGTCCATGTAGCCAGGACATTCTGGCACTGTTGGAAACTAGCAATCCTTTTCAAATACAGTACAGCTTTTCACCAAATGACCCAATCTCACTATTCCATAAAATGAAAGCTATGAATCAAGAATGGAAACAACCAAGGTCAATTGAACGTTTTTATGTTAAATCAGAGTTTTATCCATTTGTCTACAGTATTCTGCGGCAGCTCCAAGGTCAAGAGATTGATGTGAAAGAGCCGGGAATTGCTACACAAGTGATTATGTATATGCAAAAGCATTACTCGGAATCGATCACTCTCGAATCCCTTGCAGAGACTTTGAATTACAGTGTTCCCCACTTATCCGCTTTGTTCAAAAAGGAGACCGGGCACAGTCTGATTCATTATCTGATTCGGATAAGAATGGATAAGGCAGCAAGTCTACTAGTAGAAACGGATGCAACATTACGTGAAATAGCTGTCAGTGTAGGTTATGAGGACCCGTATTATTTTGGGCGTCTATTCAAAAAGTACAAGGGTGTTTCGCCTGCCCGTTATAGAGTTAGAGAGCTACAGCATCAAACAGAAGAAAGTCCTTCTAACTTCATTCGATCCTCCATTGAAGTTCAAAAGGGTCCGCGCTATATTGAGGGTGATATTCATGATCAATATAAGAGAGAGGGACTTACACCGATGTACAAACAATCTAGGTCAACTACTACGGCAACATTACTCCTTTGCTTTGCGTTGCTTCTCAGTGCGTGTTCTGTTGGCACTTCAAACACGAATACAGCAACTTCGGGAAATCAATCGTCATCTGCTGGCTCAGTATCGCACAATTCTACTCAAACGAATTCCGGTCAGGCTTCTGAAAGCGCACCAACCAAAATAATATCGACGGTTAGCGGTGACATAAGAATTCCCGTTAACCCCCAAAGGATTATAGCTGACCAGTATCTGGGCAGTTTTATTGCGCTTGGTATTACCCCCATTGGAACTCCCGGACTGCACCGGAAAAATCCGTATTTTGCCGAAGCACTCAAGGAAGTGGAGGATATTGGTGATGTGGAGGGTTCATTGGAAAAGGTGATTGATTTACAACCAGACCTGATCGTAACAGGGTCGGCAGAAGATCATAGCAGATATCAGCAATTATCCAAGATTGCCCCTACCATATCAATTCCTTATGGCGAATTAAAAAATGCCCATGAAGAGCTGACTTACTTTGGCAAGCTACTAGGTAAGGAAAAAGAAGCTGAAAAATGGCTTGCGGAGTACGATCATCGTATTTCTGTAGCAAGAGAAAAAGCAAGGAAAGCAGTGCCTTCTAATGCTACCTTTTCTATATTTGAGCTTACACCCAAGGGGACCTATGCTTACGGGGACAATTTTGGACGAGGTGGTCAAGCTGTATATCAAGCATTGGGATTCAAGCCTCCAGCACCGATAGCAGCCGAAATTAGTAAAAAACAGTGGGTTGAGCTGTCTAATGAGTTACTACAACAATATGCAGGCGATTATATCATCCTGACCTCTGACGACCGTACCTTAGAGGACTTGAAAGCCGATCCGATCTGGGCTTCTCTTGATGCAGTCAAAAACAATCGTGTATACATATGGAAAGAAGAGCGATCCTGGTACTTTGACCCAATCGCAGTATTGTCACAAACAGAGGAAATCGCGGATTGGCTGGCAGGTCAGCGCTAA
- a CDS encoding nucleotidyltransferase domain-containing protein, giving the protein MKEAIQYEIKKLEQEHNIRILFAVESGSRAWGFPSQDSDYDVRFVYIRRPEWYLSIDEKRDVIEVPITNLLDINGWDIKKALRLFRKSNPSLMEWLSSEIVYHDAYGFKDEMIKLRERVFSPKISIHHYLGMAKGNYRDYLKGEQVKIKKYFYVLRPLLACMWIERYKVNPPILFQELVNKLVADAAVKSAIEKLLKSKMAGKEIALEKRIDVLNDFIEEGFAHLSDISPTYSREMNDPTAQLDDVYRKYLRLVWDFE; this is encoded by the coding sequence ATGAAAGAAGCTATACAATATGAAATCAAAAAATTGGAACAAGAACACAATATCAGAATTTTATTTGCCGTAGAATCCGGAAGCCGGGCATGGGGATTCCCATCACAAGATAGCGATTATGACGTGCGCTTTGTCTATATCAGACGTCCTGAATGGTATCTTTCAATCGATGAAAAACGCGATGTAATTGAAGTACCCATTACTAATTTGCTAGACATTAACGGATGGGATATTAAAAAGGCGCTCAGACTGTTTAGAAAGTCAAATCCTTCCTTGATGGAATGGCTGAGTTCGGAAATCGTTTACCACGATGCTTATGGATTTAAGGATGAGATGATAAAGCTGAGGGAGCGTGTTTTTTCTCCAAAAATTTCGATTCATCACTATCTTGGCATGGCGAAGGGGAATTATAGAGATTACCTCAAGGGAGAACAGGTAAAAATAAAAAAATACTTCTATGTTCTTCGGCCTTTGCTAGCTTGCATGTGGATTGAGAGATACAAGGTGAATCCACCCATACTGTTTCAAGAATTGGTAAATAAATTAGTAGCTGATGCAGCGGTAAAAAGCGCAATTGAGAAGCTGCTTAAAAGCAAAATGGCTGGAAAAGAAATTGCCCTTGAAAAGCGTATTGATGTGTTAAATGACTTTATTGAAGAGGGGTTTGCACATCTTAGCGACATTTCGCCTACGTATAGTCGTGAAATGAACGATCCAACTGCCCAACTTGATGATGTATATCGTAAATACCTAAGGCTAGTCTGGGATTTCGAATAA
- a CDS encoding superoxide dismutase: protein MEPFSLPKLQYNYDELEPYLDARTMEIHHGKHHATYVTNLNKAIENYPQFKNATVEELISNLNDVPEEIRTAVRNHGGGHYSHSLYWSIMSPTGGGNPDGDIAKGIEKHFGSFAQVKDELTKAAVSRFGAGWGWLVVNGDKLEVTSTPNQDTPFMENKTPILVVDVWEHAYYLQYQNKRPDFVSSWWNVVNWEEVNRRYNEAIR from the coding sequence ATGGAGCCATTTTCTTTACCGAAGCTGCAATACAATTATGACGAGTTAGAACCTTATCTCGATGCCAGAACCATGGAAATCCATCATGGTAAGCACCATGCAACCTATGTGACGAATTTGAACAAGGCAATCGAGAACTATCCACAGTTCAAGAATGCTACTGTAGAAGAATTGATCAGCAATTTGAACGATGTACCGGAAGAAATTCGTACAGCGGTTCGAAATCATGGAGGTGGACATTATAGTCATAGCCTGTACTGGTCCATCATGAGCCCAACTGGGGGCGGGAATCCTGATGGTGATATAGCGAAGGGAATTGAAAAGCATTTTGGTAGCTTTGCACAGGTGAAGGATGAGCTAACAAAAGCTGCTGTAAGCCGATTCGGAGCGGGATGGGGATGGCTGGTTGTCAATGGGGACAAGTTGGAAGTTACCAGTACGCCCAATCAGGATACTCCTTTTATGGAAAATAAAACGCCGATTCTGGTCGTCGATGTTTGGGAGCATGCTTATTATTTACAGTATCAGAATAAAAGGCCAGATTTTGTCTCCTCCTGGTGGAATGTCGTTAACTGGGAGGAAGTTAATCGTCGTTATAACGAAGCGATTCGTTAA
- a CDS encoding helix-turn-helix transcriptional regulator, whose protein sequence is MNKHAVRLREQSTRNEILLLLKKRGSVSVQEMSEHLGVTRMSVRKHLYALEKDSYIQSSILRQHVGRPTYSYRLTVLSEELFPNEYDSLAMELIQEINDMFGESLVNSLFERRMAKIEKKYREAMSGQNFEERVATLAKIQDQEGYMVKLEKKQDDTYLLDEANCPVVEIAIRNRQACQCEVALFAALLDADVQRTECIADGNMRCRYLIKERGKS, encoded by the coding sequence ATGAACAAACACGCGGTTCGATTACGAGAACAATCAACAAGAAATGAGATATTGCTGTTGCTCAAGAAGCGTGGTTCAGTAAGTGTCCAGGAAATGTCGGAGCATTTGGGAGTAACGAGGATGTCTGTTCGCAAGCATTTATATGCGTTAGAGAAGGACAGTTATATCCAATCTAGTATTCTGCGTCAGCATGTAGGAAGACCAACTTATTCCTATCGACTTACGGTTTTATCCGAAGAATTATTTCCGAATGAATACGATAGTCTGGCCATGGAATTGATTCAGGAGATCAATGACATGTTCGGGGAATCGTTAGTGAATAGCTTATTTGAACGGAGAATGGCAAAGATCGAGAAAAAGTACCGTGAAGCGATGTCAGGACAAAATTTTGAGGAAAGAGTAGCAACTCTGGCAAAAATTCAGGATCAAGAGGGATACATGGTCAAATTAGAAAAAAAACAAGATGATACATATTTATTGGATGAAGCAAACTGTCCTGTTGTAGAAATTGCAATCCGCAATCGCCAAGCATGTCAATGTGAGGTTGCTCTATTCGCAGCGTTGCTTGACGCCGATGTGCAGCGTACGGAATGTATTGCAGACGGGAATATGAGATGTCGTTATTTGATAAAGGAGAGGGGCAAGAGCTAA
- a CDS encoding CPBP family intramembrane glutamic endopeptidase, with protein sequence MKDKTKKTKKDFNPKDAVFVFSSFTFICVAIIFILIVYDVLTIHNFLSFEKPIRMIMHICSASFALLLYGVILTLYIPSKYIDDTNKSYQNYSLLPIFVFMLLGALFEELLFRGIIQNLLFIFIENQWIAIIATTLFFLGFHTQYFKKPIMLINISIPSFTFGWLYFETNNILVPFVVHFLMNLGITLLFKYNLIRVKK encoded by the coding sequence ATGAAAGACAAAACCAAGAAAACAAAAAAGGATTTCAACCCAAAAGACGCTGTTTTCGTATTCTCTTCTTTTACATTCATTTGCGTGGCCATCATTTTTATTCTTATCGTTTATGATGTACTCACAATTCATAATTTCCTATCGTTCGAAAAACCAATCAGAATGATAATGCATATATGTAGTGCTTCGTTTGCTCTACTTTTGTATGGTGTAATCTTAACGCTTTACATACCCTCGAAATACATTGACGATACAAACAAGAGTTATCAAAATTATTCACTGTTACCTATTTTTGTCTTTATGCTTTTAGGAGCGTTATTTGAAGAACTTTTGTTTAGAGGAATTATTCAAAATTTACTTTTCATCTTTATAGAGAACCAATGGATTGCAATTATAGCAACTACTTTATTTTTCTTAGGTTTTCATACTCAATACTTCAAAAAGCCTATCATGCTAATAAATATAAGCATACCAAGTTTTACTTTTGGCTGGTTATATTTTGAAACCAACAATATTTTAGTACCATTTGTTGTGCATTTTCTAATGAACTTAGGAATTACGCTATTATTCAAATACAATTTAATAAGGGTTAAAAAATAA
- the scfA gene encoding six-cysteine ranthipeptide SCIFF: MKRIVTLSTRKLQDTAKFGGCGACQTSCQSACKTSCGIANQQCENKLNR; the protein is encoded by the coding sequence ATGAAAAGAATCGTAACATTGAGCACGCGTAAATTGCAGGATACCGCAAAGTTTGGTGGATGTGGCGCATGCCAGACATCCTGTCAGTCAGCTTGCAAAACTTCCTGTGGAATTGCTAATCAGCAATGTGAAAACAAATTGAACAGATAG